The following coding sequences lie in one Mycoplasma tauri genomic window:
- the pth gene encoding aminoacyl-tRNA hydrolase, with product MKLIVGLGNPGNEYKFTKHNAGFLAIDKIIDKLNLGPMKERFNGEFIVSDGFILAKPLTYMNNSGEFIHALANFYKINSSDIIVIYDDKDFSIGQAALKIGGSSAGHNGIKSITNKFKDNDYKRIRVGIGFNNKMPLKEYVLSKFNKEEIIILDEVLDRIADVALSLVYNDFVYVMNKFNTENKKREI from the coding sequence ATGAAATTAATAGTAGGCTTAGGTAACCCAGGTAATGAATATAAATTTACAAAACATAATGCTGGATTTTTAGCTATTGACAAAATAATAGATAAGTTAAATTTAGGCCCAATGAAAGAAAGATTTAATGGAGAATTTATAGTATCTGATGGTTTTATATTGGCTAAACCCTTAACATATATGAATAATTCTGGTGAATTTATTCATGCTTTGGCTAATTTTTATAAGATTAATTCTTCAGATATTATTGTTATTTATGATGATAAAGATTTTTCAATTGGTCAAGCTGCTTTAAAAATAGGCGGTTCAAGTGCAGGACACAATGGCATTAAAAGTATAACTAACAAGTTTAAAGATAATGATTATAAAAGGATTAGAGTTGGAATAGGTTTTAATAACAAAATGCCTTTAAAAGAGTATGTTTTGTCAAAATTCAACAAAGAAGAAATAATCATTTTAGATGAAGTTTTAGATAGAATTGCAGATGTTGCCTTGTCACTTGTATATAATGATTTTGTATATGTTATGAATAAATTTAATACAGAAAACAAAAAAAGAGAGATTTAA